In Rubrobacter naiadicus, the following are encoded in one genomic region:
- a CDS encoding sensor histidine kinase — protein sequence MPIRWRLTLFNALAIGVILLVLGIGLYVLVRDTLLSNTENTVRQAAVSVAKTIRSGGTLEESNRERLTLEGVFVVVRDGQGKVVGETLRLGVQGGSRDGVWKQAARSGKPASGTANLSNQAPDYVYAVPVRLKGSGALRIVEAGKPYQGAQETLEDFSAVLAAGIGAAFLLSIAGAYILARAALKPVDRVVVAAREMGEGDLAKRLPVANPKDEIGRLTTTINALLARLEAAFARREEALARQRRFAADASHELRTPLTSISGYARMLDEWALKDPETAREAVRAIREESGRMRSLVESLLALTRGDEGAPLNLGRHDLASIASEATDAARASAQGKVEVEFRPPQGPVEANCDRERILQAASILLDNAVKYTPEGGRISVEVGRRGGSPFLSVTDTGIGIPEDELPMIFERFHRVDPSRGAGGAGLGLSIARQIAETHGGTIEVESRVGEGSTFTLLLPEDLPSGGGTRADLL from the coding sequence TTGCCGATCCGCTGGCGTCTTACGCTCTTCAACGCGCTGGCGATCGGTGTGATCCTGCTCGTGCTCGGCATCGGGTTGTACGTCCTGGTGCGCGACACGCTGCTCTCCAACACCGAGAACACGGTCCGGCAGGCGGCGGTCTCGGTGGCGAAGACCATCCGCTCGGGGGGCACCCTGGAGGAGAGCAACCGCGAGAGGCTCACCCTGGAGGGGGTCTTCGTCGTGGTGCGCGACGGACAGGGCAAGGTGGTCGGCGAGACGCTCCGACTCGGCGTCCAGGGAGGCTCCCGCGACGGCGTCTGGAAGCAGGCGGCCAGGAGCGGGAAACCGGCCTCGGGCACCGCGAACCTCTCCAACCAGGCCCCGGACTACGTCTACGCCGTCCCGGTGCGGCTGAAGGGCAGCGGTGCTCTGCGCATCGTCGAGGCGGGAAAGCCCTACCAGGGTGCGCAGGAGACTCTGGAGGACTTCTCCGCCGTGCTCGCCGCCGGGATCGGGGCGGCTTTCCTGCTCTCGATCGCCGGCGCGTACATCCTGGCCCGCGCCGCGCTCAAGCCGGTCGACAGGGTCGTGGTCGCCGCCCGCGAGATGGGGGAGGGGGATCTCGCCAAGAGGCTGCCGGTGGCGAACCCCAAAGACGAGATAGGACGCCTCACCACCACGATAAACGCCCTGCTCGCCCGGCTGGAGGCCGCGTTCGCCCGCCGGGAAGAGGCCCTCGCCCGCCAGCGGCGCTTCGCCGCCGACGCGAGCCACGAGCTCAGGACTCCCCTCACCTCCATAAGCGGCTACGCCCGGATGCTCGATGAGTGGGCGCTCAAGGACCCCGAGACCGCGCGGGAGGCGGTGCGCGCGATCCGCGAGGAGTCCGGCAGGATGCGCTCGCTCGTCGAGTCGCTGCTCGCCCTCACCCGCGGCGACGAGGGTGCTCCACTCAACCTCGGGCGGCACGACCTCGCCTCCATCGCCTCCGAAGCCACCGACGCCGCCCGCGCCTCCGCGCAGGGCAAGGTGGAGGTCGAGTTTCGTCCCCCACAGGGGCCGGTCGAGGCGAACTGCGACCGGGAGCGTATCCTGCAGGCCGCCTCCATCCTGCTCGACAACGCCGTCAAGTACACCCCGGAGGGCGGCCGGATCTCCGTGGAGGTGGGCCGCCGGGGCGGATCCCCCTTCCTCTCCGTCACGGATACCGGCATCGGCATCCCCGAGGACGAGCTGCCCATGATCTTCGAGCGCTTCCACCGGGTGGACCCCTCGCGCGGCGCCGGAGGGGCCGGGCTCGGCCTCTCCATAGCCCGGCAGATCGCCGAGACCCACGGCGGCACCATAGAGGTGGAGAGCCGGGTCGGCGAAGGCTCCACCTTCACCCTCCTGCTCCCCGAGGACCTCCCTTCGGGTGGCGGAACGCGGGCCGATCTTCTCTGA
- a CDS encoding sulfotransferase family protein: MERLARRALRDPAGFVRGLVPGARARREISTRDARIAALEEELRRCGLRPPEAASPVFFVVGFMRSGTTWLMRMLDAHPEVLCRGEGRIFGAGWKRKALKKNDVDRPASSLYEALLDAEYLRLWVERSVWSRDGDPREHIEAMTRMAAGYFMTRELLKSGKRLVGDKSPLLNDRMVREISRIYPEARVIHIIRDGRDVAVSAAFHLWNFGNVKEGTEIAEKRAAYRADPEGFVRSGRSIFTGDQLRTLASDWSSYTGGAAQDGPALLGDRYMEVRYEDLVADPERHMRNIFSFLGAVSDEETVAGCVRSQSFERLSGGRGRGEEDASSFFRKGVAGDWRRLFTTKDREIFEETAGETLARLGYERNSS; the protein is encoded by the coding sequence TTGGAAAGGCTGGCCAGACGGGCGCTGAGGGACCCGGCCGGCTTCGTGCGCGGTCTCGTTCCGGGGGCGCGGGCTCGCCGGGAGATCTCGACCCGCGACGCCCGCATCGCCGCGCTCGAGGAGGAGCTGCGGAGATGCGGGCTGCGGCCGCCGGAGGCTGCCTCGCCCGTCTTCTTCGTCGTCGGGTTCATGCGCTCGGGGACGACCTGGCTGATGCGGATGCTCGACGCCCACCCCGAGGTCCTCTGCCGGGGCGAGGGGCGCATCTTCGGCGCGGGATGGAAGCGCAAAGCCTTGAAGAAGAACGACGTCGACCGACCGGCGAGCTCGCTCTACGAGGCTCTGCTCGACGCGGAGTACCTGAGGCTCTGGGTCGAACGTTCCGTCTGGAGCCGCGACGGAGATCCGCGGGAACACATCGAAGCCATGACCCGCATGGCTGCGGGCTACTTCATGACGCGGGAGCTCTTGAAGAGCGGCAAGCGCCTCGTCGGCGACAAGTCCCCGCTCCTCAACGACCGGATGGTGCGTGAGATCTCGCGCATCTACCCCGAGGCGCGGGTGATCCACATAATCAGGGACGGACGCGACGTCGCCGTCTCAGCCGCCTTCCACCTCTGGAACTTCGGCAACGTGAAGGAGGGGACGGAGATCGCCGAAAAGCGCGCCGCCTACCGCGCCGACCCGGAGGGCTTCGTCCGCTCCGGCAGGAGCATCTTCACCGGGGACCAGCTCCGAACCCTCGCCTCCGACTGGTCCTCCTACACGGGCGGCGCGGCGCAGGATGGTCCAGCCCTGCTCGGGGACCGCTACATGGAGGTGCGCTACGAGGACCTCGTCGCAGACCCCGAACGGCACATGCGAAACATCTTCTCCTTCCTCGGTGCCGTCTCCGACGAAGAGACCGTCGCCGGGTGCGTCCGCTCGCAGAGCTTCGAGCGTCTCTCCGGCGGTCGCGGGCGCGGCGAGGAGGATGCCTCCTCGTTCTTCCGCAAGGGCGTGGCGGGCGACTGGCGGAGGCTCTTCACTACGAAGGATCGTGAGATCTTCGAGGAGACGGCCGGCGAGACCCTCGCCCGGCTCGGCTACGAGCGAAACAGTAGCTGA
- a CDS encoding universal stress protein, with protein MYKEIYVPVDNSDYSNQACVIGVEVARRFGGRVAGCHAYAARMHDVRFRQMESGLPEEFRDEDEMKRQRKIHDQLITKGLEIITDSYIDVLEPLCERYGVELVRRSLEGKNFKVIVEDVNSGDYDLVVMGAMGMAAVKDTVLGSVTERVVRRLKKADCLIVKDLDRNPFEHIVVTIDGSAKSLGGLKRAIDLARAFDGEVEAIAVFDPYFHYAMFHSIAGVLSTKAQKVFRFKEQEKLHEEIIDSGLAKIYTAHLEVARKIAADEGVDLKTTLLAGKPFEQTLKYVKEVNPTLVVMGRIGYHSDEDMDIGSNSENMMRYLPTNVLVGNYEYQAPDLYTAAEHMTWTKEALARMDRVPGFVVGMATGAVLRYAIEKGYTVITESVIDEVIENILPPGAMESMHAIGDQIREREAAGEEAPIDSLFQDFDERTKQNGSSSNGHGKNGSSEKEEILSSGRGGFGKAEDQGDLVGVSEEVQEEIRRAAQGKDRYECDVCHYIAKGKPARCPVCGSDPTHFHPVDAEIARAAEGENLNRSGVYDGRELHWTDDAKAFLDSLEEWQEKRRVKARVEKSALKKGYTTITREYAEQCYREETGREAPEPKASGCPVHHAREKVERESGGKCPIDHRAFKEAGKLVPEGGSKEFTWTEEAVERLERAPKGFMRNISRNMTEKLARERGTNHIDLALVEDALSGARNTMEDVITGKISIAELARDTGEKIEAPDGGAPHPVATVTMVCTVCGEEMEGVAPPEECPVCGAPPEDFEEKS; from the coding sequence ATGTACAAGGAGATCTACGTTCCGGTAGACAACTCGGACTACTCCAACCAGGCGTGCGTCATCGGGGTGGAGGTGGCGCGCCGTTTCGGCGGGCGGGTCGCCGGCTGCCACGCCTACGCCGCCAGGATGCACGACGTGCGCTTCAGGCAGATGGAGAGCGGGCTCCCGGAGGAGTTCCGCGACGAGGACGAGATGAAGCGCCAGCGCAAGATCCACGACCAGCTCATCACCAAGGGGTTGGAGATCATAACCGACTCCTACATCGACGTGCTGGAGCCTTTGTGCGAGCGGTACGGGGTGGAGCTCGTGCGGCGTTCGCTGGAGGGCAAGAACTTCAAGGTCATCGTCGAGGACGTCAACTCCGGCGACTACGACCTGGTGGTGATGGGCGCGATGGGCATGGCCGCCGTCAAGGACACCGTCCTCGGTTCGGTGACCGAGCGGGTGGTCAGGCGTCTGAAGAAGGCGGATTGTCTGATCGTCAAGGACCTCGACCGCAACCCCTTCGAGCACATCGTGGTCACGATAGACGGCTCGGCGAAGTCGCTCGGGGGCCTCAAGAGAGCGATAGACCTGGCGCGGGCCTTCGACGGGGAGGTCGAGGCGATAGCCGTCTTCGACCCGTACTTCCACTACGCGATGTTCCACTCCATCGCGGGCGTGCTCTCGACCAAGGCGCAGAAGGTCTTCCGCTTCAAGGAGCAGGAGAAGCTGCACGAGGAGATCATCGACTCCGGGCTCGCCAAGATCTACACGGCCCATCTGGAGGTCGCCCGCAAGATAGCAGCCGACGAGGGCGTGGATCTCAAGACGACGCTCCTTGCGGGTAAGCCCTTCGAGCAGACGCTCAAGTACGTCAAAGAGGTCAACCCGACGCTGGTCGTGATGGGGCGCATCGGCTACCACTCCGACGAGGACATGGACATCGGGTCCAACTCGGAGAACATGATGCGCTATTTGCCGACCAACGTGCTGGTGGGCAACTACGAGTACCAGGCGCCTGACCTCTACACCGCCGCCGAGCACATGACCTGGACCAAAGAGGCGCTGGCCCGGATGGACCGGGTCCCGGGCTTCGTCGTCGGGATGGCCACCGGCGCCGTCCTGCGCTACGCGATCGAGAAGGGCTATACGGTCATCACAGAGAGCGTCATAGACGAGGTGATCGAGAACATCCTCCCGCCGGGGGCGATGGAGAGCATGCACGCCATCGGCGACCAGATCCGCGAGCGGGAGGCCGCGGGCGAGGAGGCCCCGATAGACTCCCTCTTCCAGGACTTCGACGAGCGCACGAAGCAGAACGGCTCCTCCTCGAACGGTCACGGGAAGAACGGCTCCTCCGAGAAGGAGGAGATCCTCTCCTCCGGCCGCGGCGGCTTCGGCAAGGCCGAGGACCAGGGGGACCTCGTCGGGGTCTCCGAGGAGGTGCAGGAGGAGATCCGGCGGGCCGCGCAGGGCAAGGACCGCTACGAGTGCGACGTGTGCCACTACATCGCGAAGGGCAAGCCCGCCCGCTGCCCGGTCTGCGGGTCCGACCCGACCCACTTCCACCCGGTCGACGCCGAGATCGCGCGGGCCGCGGAGGGTGAGAACCTCAACCGCTCCGGGGTCTACGACGGGCGCGAGCTGCACTGGACCGACGACGCCAAAGCCTTCCTCGATTCTCTGGAGGAGTGGCAGGAGAAGCGCCGGGTCAAGGCCCGGGTGGAGAAGAGCGCGCTCAAGAAGGGCTACACCACGATAACCCGCGAGTACGCCGAGCAGTGCTACCGGGAGGAGACCGGGCGCGAGGCACCCGAGCCGAAGGCGAGCGGCTGCCCGGTGCACCACGCCAGGGAGAAGGTCGAGCGCGAGAGCGGTGGGAAGTGTCCGATCGACCACCGGGCCTTCAAGGAGGCCGGGAAGCTGGTCCCGGAGGGCGGCTCGAAGGAGTTCACCTGGACCGAGGAGGCCGTCGAGCGCCTGGAGCGGGCGCCGAAGGGCTTCATGCGCAACATCTCGCGCAACATGACCGAGAAGCTCGCCCGCGAGCGCGGCACGAACCACATAGACCTCGCGCTGGTCGAGGACGCGCTCTCCGGGGCCCGGAACACGATGGAGGACGTGATCACGGGCAAGATCTCCATCGCCGAGCTCGCCCGCGACACCGGCGAGAAGATAGAGGCTCCGGACGGCGGCGCGCCGCACCCGGTCGCGACCGTGACCATGGTCTGCACCGTCTGCGGCGAGGAGATGGAGGGTGTCGCGCCGCCCGAGGAGTGCCCGGTCTGCGGCGCGCCGCCGGAGGACTTCGAAGAGAAGAGCTGA
- a CDS encoding 2Fe-2S iron-sulfur cluster-binding protein: MAKTHRVTFKKSGITIECSEDEYILEKAEENGLDLPYDCRSGTCTTCMQMCLEGEIDQELAFAISDEELAEGYRLICIGSPLSDVVLDA, translated from the coding sequence ATGGCGAAGACGCACAGGGTAACCTTCAAGAAGAGCGGCATCACCATAGAGTGCTCCGAGGATGAGTACATCCTCGAGAAGGCCGAGGAGAACGGGTTAGACCTCCCCTACGACTGCAGGAGCGGCACCTGCACCACCTGCATGCAGATGTGCCTCGAGGGGGAGATAGACCAGGAGCTTGCGTTTGCGATCTCCGACGAGGAGCTTGCGGAGGGATATCGTCTGATCTGCATCGGCAGCCCCCTCTCCGACGTCGTGCTCGACGCCTGA
- a CDS encoding response regulator transcription factor, with translation MKPGTRVLIVEDDRSISRFLELELEHRGLSVRCVYDGPSALEVLESFRPEILVLDIMLPGLDGVGVLKRIRERGEKLPVIMLTARDSTQDKVHSLDYGADDYLTKPFEVEELLARMRALLRRVEGEEVLRVGDLEINRSTREVRRGERKIDLTAREYELLEFMAQNPRRVLSRDLLLSRVWEQDFALSTNVVDVYVGYLRRKIDVEGEKKLIHTIRGVGYALREER, from the coding sequence ATGAAGCCAGGTACCAGGGTTCTCATAGTCGAGGATGATCGATCGATCTCCCGCTTTCTGGAGCTGGAGCTCGAGCATCGGGGGCTCTCGGTGAGGTGTGTCTACGACGGGCCCTCGGCGCTCGAGGTGCTGGAGAGCTTCCGGCCCGAGATCCTCGTGCTGGACATCATGCTGCCCGGCCTCGACGGGGTGGGGGTCCTCAAGCGCATCAGGGAACGCGGGGAGAAGCTGCCCGTCATCATGCTCACCGCCCGCGACAGCACCCAGGACAAGGTGCACAGCCTCGACTACGGGGCGGACGACTACCTGACGAAGCCCTTCGAGGTGGAGGAGCTGCTGGCGAGGATGCGGGCTTTGTTGAGGCGGGTGGAGGGTGAGGAGGTCTTGCGGGTAGGAGACCTCGAGATAAACCGCTCCACGCGGGAGGTGAGGCGGGGGGAGAGGAAGATAGACCTCACGGCGCGGGAGTACGAGCTGCTCGAGTTCATGGCGCAGAACCCGAGGCGGGTACTCTCGCGGGACCTTTTGCTCTCGCGGGTGTGGGAGCAGGACTTCGCGCTCTCGACGAACGTGGTCGACGTGTACGTGGGGTATCTGAGGCGGAAGATAGACGTGGAGGGGGAGAAGAAGCTGATCCACACCATAAGGGGCGTGGGGTACGCGCTCCGGGAGGAGCGGTAG
- a CDS encoding putative bifunctional diguanylate cyclase/phosphodiesterase has protein sequence MKVPPGRPGEETLVEEISGQAHQIGQFLRWLVPLVLAFGLLEVGASAAFRDLGSGVAGVTLFAYGLSLEVARRWARRSERANAAIAIVCCGFLLACIVVAFAQPFLITVIILAPLLAVGVALPYASGKMLRYLLVISWMVSVVIAVLGEISPSASRLPGWYAAPFHVASLAAAVAVVLLLLWQFRSRLVGALVQARLAEERALYDAAHDPLTALPNRVLFSERLEEALERARGADGHPFAVLFLDLDRFKNVNDSLGHAVGDGMLVEVARRLEASVGPDDTVARIGGDEFTVLVESARDTRGVLEVAERLQKALSHPFHVRGHELYTTASIGVIPDSRGYESPEDLLRDADTAMYQAKREGKARYEVFTGEMRERVLETLRLENDLRRAVERGEFYVRYQPIVSLRSGAVVGFEALARWRHPERGEVSPAKFIPLAEETGLISRISDAVLREACRDAKTWLERFPEHRPLTVSVNLSAVQLSQPSLAAQVAEALSESGLESHHLRLEVTESAIMLGAEPAARSLRKLGARIHIDDFGTGYSSLGVLQRLPADALKIDRAFVENVGSADGAQIVQTITTLAHSLGMDVIAEGVETGEQLERLRRAGCDYAQGFFFSKPVDAMEAERILAHSLR, from the coding sequence GTGAAAGTTCCCCCCGGGCGGCCTGGCGAGGAGACGCTGGTGGAGGAGATCTCCGGCCAGGCGCATCAGATAGGGCAGTTTCTGAGGTGGCTCGTGCCGCTCGTCCTCGCCTTCGGCCTGCTGGAGGTGGGGGCCTCCGCCGCTTTTCGGGATCTCGGCTCCGGGGTGGCCGGCGTCACGCTGTTCGCCTACGGGCTCTCGCTGGAGGTGGCGCGCAGGTGGGCCAGGAGGAGCGAGCGGGCGAACGCCGCGATCGCGATCGTCTGCTGCGGCTTCCTTCTGGCCTGCATCGTGGTCGCCTTCGCACAGCCCTTCCTGATAACCGTCATCATCCTCGCCCCGCTGCTCGCCGTCGGCGTGGCGCTGCCCTACGCGAGCGGAAAGATGCTGCGCTACCTGCTCGTGATCTCCTGGATGGTCTCCGTCGTCATCGCCGTCCTCGGCGAGATCTCACCCTCCGCCTCCCGGCTTCCCGGCTGGTACGCCGCGCCTTTCCACGTGGCCTCCCTCGCCGCGGCGGTCGCGGTCGTGCTGCTTTTGCTCTGGCAGTTCAGGAGCCGTCTGGTCGGGGCGCTGGTACAGGCCCGACTCGCCGAGGAGAGGGCCCTCTACGACGCCGCACACGATCCCCTCACCGCGCTGCCCAACCGCGTCCTCTTCTCGGAGAGGCTCGAAGAGGCGCTCGAGCGGGCACGTGGGGCCGATGGACATCCCTTCGCCGTGCTCTTCCTCGACCTCGACCGGTTCAAGAACGTCAACGACTCACTCGGGCACGCGGTGGGGGACGGGATGCTCGTCGAGGTGGCGAGGCGGCTCGAGGCCAGCGTCGGTCCGGATGACACCGTCGCCAGGATCGGCGGGGACGAGTTCACCGTGCTGGTCGAGAGCGCCCGGGACACACGTGGGGTTCTCGAGGTGGCGGAGAGGCTGCAGAAAGCCCTGTCCCATCCCTTCCACGTACGGGGACACGAGCTCTATACCACCGCGAGCATCGGGGTCATCCCGGACTCTCGCGGGTACGAAAGCCCGGAAGATTTGCTGCGCGACGCGGATACGGCGATGTACCAGGCCAAGCGGGAAGGCAAGGCCCGCTACGAGGTGTTCACCGGTGAGATGCGCGAGCGGGTGCTCGAGACCCTGAGGCTCGAGAACGACCTCAGGCGGGCGGTGGAGCGGGGGGAGTTCTACGTCCGCTACCAGCCGATAGTCTCGCTCAGGAGCGGGGCCGTGGTCGGCTTCGAGGCGCTCGCCAGGTGGAGGCACCCGGAACGAGGCGAGGTCTCCCCGGCGAAGTTCATCCCGCTCGCGGAGGAGACCGGTCTGATCTCCCGGATAAGCGACGCGGTGTTGCGGGAGGCCTGCCGGGACGCGAAGACTTGGCTGGAGAGGTTCCCGGAGCACCGCCCGCTCACCGTGAGCGTGAACCTCTCCGCGGTGCAGCTCTCGCAGCCCTCCCTCGCCGCTCAGGTGGCCGAGGCTCTCTCCGAGAGCGGGCTGGAGAGCCATCACCTCCGGCTGGAGGTCACCGAGAGCGCCATAATGCTCGGCGCCGAGCCCGCCGCACGCTCTCTGCGTAAGCTGGGGGCCAGGATCCACATAGACGACTTCGGCACCGGCTACTCCTCGCTCGGGGTTCTGCAGCGCCTCCCCGCGGACGCGCTCAAGATAGACCGCGCCTTCGTGGAGAACGTGGGCTCGGCGGACGGCGCGCAGATCGTACAGACCATCACCACCCTCGCGCACAGCCTGGGGATGGACGTCATAGCCGAGGGGGTCGAGACCGGGGAGCAGCTGGAGAGGTTGCGCCGGGCAGGCTGCGACTACGCGCAGGGGTTCTTCTTCTCGAAACCGGTGGACGCTATGGAGGCTGAGAGGATCCTCGCTCACTCGCTGCGGTAG
- a CDS encoding PIN domain-containing protein → MRLVIDASTLVAELLRERGLELLANPNLDLYVPTRMWEETRHEVSRRLEVRVSRGLPAPVAARFWDAALRVKEHSVTEVPEEVYEGSKGEALSRLPRDEKDWQVVALALSLEAAILTEDRDFFGCGVATWTADTMITWLQRHGLS, encoded by the coding sequence TTGCGCCTGGTCATAGACGCCAGCACGCTCGTCGCGGAGCTGCTTCGAGAACGAGGACTGGAACTACTCGCCAACCCCAATCTCGATCTGTACGTACCCACCCGGATGTGGGAGGAGACCCGGCATGAGGTATCCAGGCGGCTCGAAGTCCGGGTATCCCGGGGGCTTCCCGCTCCGGTTGCCGCGCGCTTTTGGGACGCTGCCCTGCGCGTTAAGGAACACAGCGTCACGGAGGTACCAGAAGAGGTCTACGAAGGTTCGAAGGGCGAAGCGCTGTCCAGGTTACCACGGGATGAGAAAGACTGGCAGGTGGTCGCGCTCGCTCTTTCACTCGAAGCAGCCATCCTCACCGAGGATAGAGATTTCTTCGGCTGCGGGGTTGCAACGTGGACGGCAGACACCATGATCACCTGGCTGCAACGCCATGGTTTATCTTAG
- a CDS encoding terpene synthase family protein — translation MKTRPAATLHVPPLDYPFPPRMNEHAETAQRGTSGWVRTFGLLPDEKSLALFDATGLGHLAARNHPELAAEDLRFVSDWYAWLFLRDDKGDASPAGRDPRRLSSADGRLLDVLEGAEPGEEDEPLAHALRDLRERTLGYLRTNSLPGVWMRRLVRAVREHLEATLWEASNRARGVAPSLEAYVRMRPLTGGLSIVTELVEIVRGHHLPSEVREHAAVRRLTSASHNVTCWANDIISLKKELAAGEVNNLIPVLQAERGLSLQRALWEAARMHDAEVEVFVETSRTLPSFGPAVDEILRRYVVSLEARMRGVLDWSLGSERYRSE, via the coding sequence ATGAAGACGAGACCAGCGGCGACCCTCCACGTCCCACCACTGGACTACCCCTTCCCGCCCCGGATGAACGAGCACGCCGAAACCGCCCAGCGCGGCACTTCGGGGTGGGTGAGGACGTTCGGGCTGCTGCCGGACGAGAAATCTCTGGCTCTCTTCGACGCGACGGGGCTCGGACACCTCGCCGCCCGCAACCATCCCGAGCTCGCCGCCGAGGATCTGCGCTTCGTCTCCGACTGGTACGCCTGGCTGTTCCTGCGCGACGACAAGGGGGACGCCTCCCCTGCAGGCCGTGATCCCCGCAGGCTCTCGTCCGCGGATGGCAGGTTGCTGGACGTGCTCGAGGGCGCCGAGCCCGGGGAGGAAGACGAGCCGCTCGCCCACGCCCTGCGCGACCTGCGGGAGAGGACCCTCGGCTACCTGCGCACCAACTCTCTGCCCGGCGTCTGGATGCGGCGGCTGGTCCGGGCCGTCAGGGAGCACCTCGAGGCGACGCTCTGGGAGGCCTCGAACCGGGCCAGGGGAGTTGCCCCCTCCCTCGAGGCGTACGTCAGGATGCGCCCGCTCACCGGCGGGCTCTCGATCGTCACCGAACTCGTCGAGATCGTCCGCGGCCACCACCTCCCTTCAGAGGTGCGCGAGCACGCGGCGGTGAGGCGGCTCACTTCGGCCTCGCACAACGTCACCTGCTGGGCCAACGACATCATCTCCCTGAAGAAGGAGCTCGCCGCCGGCGAGGTGAACAACCTGATCCCGGTGCTCCAGGCCGAGCGTGGTCTCTCCCTGCAGCGGGCGTTGTGGGAGGCGGCCCGGATGCACGATGCGGAGGTGGAGGTCTTCGTTGAGACCTCACGTACCCTGCCCTCTTTCGGACCCGCCGTGGACGAGATCCTGCGGCGCTACGTCGTCTCGCTCGAGGCCCGCATGCGCGGCGTCCTCGACTGGTCGCTCGGCTCAGAGCGCTACCGCAGCGAGTGA